Proteins co-encoded in one Ensifer sp. PDNC004 genomic window:
- a CDS encoding alpha-D-ribose 1-methylphosphonate 5-phosphate C-P-lyase PhnJ, which translates to MNDLATYNFAYLDEQTKRMIRRAILKAIAIPGYQVPFASREMPMPYGWGTGGVQVTASILGPQDVLKVIDQGADDTTNAVSIRAFFQKVADVAVTTRTKEATIIQTRHRIPEEKLSEGQTLVYQVPIPEPLRFLEPRETETRKMHALEEYGLMHVKLYEDIARNGHIATTYAYPVKVEGRYVMDPSPTPKFDNPKMHMSEALQLFGAGREKRIYAVPPYTEVVSLDFDDHPFEIQSFDKPCALCGAEDVYLDEVILDDKGGRMFVCSDTDHCEDRRACGHAGHMLARQEAAE; encoded by the coding sequence AACGACCTTGCTACCTATAATTTCGCCTATCTGGACGAACAAACCAAGCGCATGATCCGCCGCGCGATCCTGAAGGCGATCGCCATTCCCGGCTACCAGGTTCCATTTGCGTCGCGCGAAATGCCGATGCCCTACGGCTGGGGCACCGGCGGCGTGCAGGTCACCGCCTCGATCCTCGGTCCGCAGGACGTCTTGAAGGTCATCGACCAGGGCGCCGACGACACAACCAACGCGGTCTCGATCCGCGCCTTCTTCCAGAAGGTCGCTGACGTCGCCGTCACCACCCGGACGAAAGAGGCGACGATAATCCAGACGCGCCACCGCATCCCTGAGGAAAAGCTCTCCGAGGGTCAGACGCTCGTCTACCAGGTGCCGATCCCGGAACCACTGCGTTTCCTTGAGCCGCGCGAGACCGAAACGCGCAAGATGCATGCGCTCGAGGAATACGGGCTGATGCATGTGAAGCTCTACGAGGACATCGCCCGCAACGGCCATATCGCCACGACCTATGCCTATCCGGTGAAGGTCGAGGGTCGCTACGTGATGGACCCGTCGCCGACGCCGAAGTTCGACAATCCGAAGATGCACATGTCGGAAGCCCTCCAGCTCTTCGGCGCTGGCCGCGAAAAGCGGATCTATGCCGTGCCGCCCTATACCGAAGTCGTCAGCCTCGATTTCGACGACCATCCCTTCGAGATCCAGAGCTTCGACAAGCCCTGCGCGCTCTGCGGCGCAGAGGACGTCTATCTCGACGAGGTGATCCTCGACGACAAGGGCGGACGAATGTTCGTCTGCTCCGATACCG